A region of Candidatus Firestonebacteria bacterium RIFOXYD2_FULL_39_29 DNA encodes the following proteins:
- a CDS encoding PHP domain-containing protein, with product MISLHNHTIHSDGELIPSELARHCEINGYSYFGITDHADSSNLESLVAGTVRVCRDINKYFASVQAVPGVELTHVAPKQICFLAKEARRLGAKLVLVHGETIAEPVRPGTNFEALNSDIDILAHPGLITKKEMELAKKRGIYIEITTKQGHSLTNGHVAKLALQTGAKMVLSTDSHRQGEIVTLAQGVKIALGAGLSNAQTLLLLKNTKYIAEEKLK from the coding sequence ATGATCAGCTTACACAACCACACTATCCACTCTGACGGGGAGCTTATACCGTCGGAATTGGCGCGTCATTGTGAAATAAACGGGTATTCGTATTTTGGGATTACCGATCACGCGGATTCGTCCAATCTGGAAAGCTTGGTGGCGGGGACAGTACGTGTTTGCCGAGATATTAATAAGTATTTTGCTTCGGTACAGGCGGTTCCGGGTGTTGAGCTGACCCATGTTGCTCCCAAACAAATATGTTTTCTGGCGAAAGAAGCGAGAAGACTCGGGGCAAAACTGGTGTTGGTTCACGGGGAGACAATTGCCGAACCGGTAAGGCCGGGGACTAATTTTGAAGCGTTAAACTCCGATATCGATATTCTTGCGCATCCCGGGCTGATCACGAAGAAAGAGATGGAGCTTGCAAAAAAACGGGGTATTTACATTGAGATCACTACCAAACAGGGGCATTCACTGACGAACGGGCATGTGGCAAAACTTGCTTTGCAGACAGGCGCAAAAATGGTATTAAGCACGGACAGCCATCGTCAGGGGGAGATTGTTACACTTGCGCAAGGAGTGAAAATAGCGCTCGGAGCGGGACTTAGCAATGCCCAGACGCTTTTACTTTTAAAAAATACAAAATATATAGCAGAGGAGAAATTAAAATGA
- a CDS encoding NADH dehydrogenase, with amino-acid sequence MIKIGLGSCCVAGGSKDVKDAFDKYIADNSLEAVTKRVGCVGMCHSTPFVEIAGSNNEPVFYVGVNVDDVKIICDKHLTSSTPMKRLVNTVKKGLDRISFNYYDRPEQADSIKLEEGGECAFLQPQKRIVLENSGEVDPLDLNEYRAKGGFKALEKAVKNMKPGEVIEQVKISGLRGRGGAGFPTGVKWETVRLSKSLGGKKYIICNGDEGDPGAFMDRMLLESYPYRVIEGLTIAAFAIGIDEGYFYIRDEYPLALENIEKALAECEKAGVLGENILGSGFSLKLHTFRGAGAFVCGEETALIASIEGKRGMPNFRPPYPAEKGLFGRPTNINNVETYASVPWIIKNGGTAYAGIGTKRSSGTKVFALAGKVERGGLIEVPMGTTIREVVEGIGGGVKKGRKFKAVQIGGPSGGCVPEVMADLPIDFEEITSTGAIMGSGGLVVLDDTDCMVDFARFFLEFIQNQSCGKCTFCRVGTKRMLEILEKLCKGEGSVSDIDRLEELGRDVKIGSLCGLGKTAPNPVLTAIKYFKEEYIAHTKRKCPAKKCKELIKYSVNDKCIGCTLCAQACPSDAITARPFEKHEVDQEKCIKCDSCKAICPSEAIDVTT; translated from the coding sequence ATTATTAAAATTGGGCTCGGCTCCTGCTGTGTTGCTGGGGGAAGCAAGGATGTAAAGGATGCTTTTGATAAATATATTGCCGATAACAGTTTGGAGGCAGTAACAAAGAGAGTAGGCTGCGTCGGAATGTGTCATAGCACCCCCTTTGTTGAAATTGCAGGATCAAATAATGAGCCGGTATTTTATGTCGGTGTGAACGTTGACGATGTGAAAATAATATGTGATAAACATTTAACATCTTCGACCCCAATGAAAAGGCTTGTAAACACTGTCAAAAAGGGACTGGATCGTATTTCTTTTAATTATTATGACAGGCCGGAGCAGGCTGATTCTATAAAATTAGAGGAAGGAGGGGAATGCGCTTTTCTTCAGCCTCAGAAAAGGATAGTTCTTGAAAATTCGGGAGAGGTTGATCCGCTTGACTTAAATGAATATAGAGCTAAGGGCGGATTTAAGGCGCTTGAGAAGGCAGTAAAGAATATGAAACCAGGGGAAGTGATCGAGCAAGTAAAAATATCAGGGCTTCGCGGGCGGGGTGGCGCAGGTTTTCCGACCGGTGTGAAATGGGAGACCGTCAGACTGTCGAAATCTCTTGGCGGAAAGAAATATATTATTTGTAACGGTGACGAAGGTGATCCCGGGGCGTTTATGGATCGCATGCTCCTCGAATCTTATCCGTATAGAGTTATTGAAGGTCTTACAATTGCTGCTTTTGCCATTGGGATAGACGAAGGTTATTTTTACATAAGAGATGAATATCCTCTGGCCTTAGAAAATATTGAAAAAGCTCTTGCTGAGTGCGAGAAGGCGGGAGTATTGGGTGAGAACATTCTGGGTTCAGGTTTTTCCCTGAAGCTTCATACGTTCCGTGGCGCAGGCGCCTTTGTTTGCGGAGAAGAAACTGCATTAATAGCCTCCATTGAAGGTAAAAGAGGGATGCCTAACTTCAGACCGCCCTATCCGGCAGAAAAAGGATTGTTCGGTCGTCCTACGAATATTAATAATGTTGAGACGTATGCCTCAGTTCCCTGGATCATTAAAAATGGAGGAACGGCTTATGCGGGAATAGGGACAAAAAGGAGCAGCGGGACAAAAGTATTCGCGCTTGCCGGCAAGGTGGAGCGGGGCGGACTTATAGAAGTGCCGATGGGTACGACTATCCGTGAAGTTGTTGAGGGGATAGGTGGTGGCGTCAAAAAAGGCAGAAAATTCAAGGCTGTTCAGATAGGCGGTCCTTCGGGGGGATGTGTTCCTGAGGTTATGGCAGATCTTCCTATAGATTTTGAAGAAATTACAAGTACCGGAGCGATCATGGGCTCGGGAGGTTTGGTAGTTTTGGATGATACGGACTGTATGGTCGACTTTGCAAGGTTCTTTCTTGAGTTCATTCAAAATCAATCCTGCGGTAAATGTACTTTCTGTAGAGTCGGGACAAAGAGAATGCTGGAAATTCTGGAAAAGTTATGCAAGGGTGAGGGAAGTGTTTCCGATATTGACAGACTGGAAGAGCTGGGCAGGGATGTTAAGATCGGGAGTTTATGCGGGCTCGGGAAAACAGCTCCAAATCCGGTGTTGACCGCAATTAAATACTTTAAGGAAGAGTATATTGCCCATACAAAGCGGAAATGCCCTGCAAAAAAGTGTAAAGAACTTATAAAGTATTCCGTAAATGATAAATGTATCGGTTGTACACTTTGCGCTCAGGCTTGCCCTTCGGATGCGATCACGGCAAGACCGTTTGAGAAGCATGAAGTTGATCAGGAGAAGTGTATCAAGTGTGACTCCTGCAAGGCAATATGTCCGTCAGAGGCGATAGATGTCACAACTTAA
- a CDS encoding ferredoxin, producing MKNDKTNKISRLDFLRQVVRWAFLLSLGGVAGAVLGRVKRKEAVWQIDPLKCTQCEKCATECVLRVSAVKCVHNFSICGYCNLCFGYFTPGQRELNTGAENQLCPTGAISRKFIEEPYYEYTIKEARCVGCGKCVKGCTSFGNGSLQLQVRHDRCKNCNECTIAKACPSNAFVRVPSDTPYITKENNEK from the coding sequence TTGAAAAACGATAAAACAAATAAGATCTCTAGGCTGGATTTCCTTCGTCAAGTGGTCCGCTGGGCCTTTCTCCTTTCCCTCGGAGGCGTTGCCGGAGCGGTATTGGGTCGGGTCAAGCGCAAAGAGGCTGTCTGGCAGATTGACCCTTTAAAGTGCACACAGTGCGAAAAATGCGCTACTGAGTGCGTTCTACGGGTATCTGCGGTAAAATGCGTGCATAATTTTTCGATATGCGGGTATTGTAACCTTTGTTTTGGATATTTTACGCCCGGACAGCGGGAGTTAAATACGGGGGCGGAAAACCAACTATGTCCGACGGGTGCTATTAGCCGGAAATTCATTGAAGAACCATATTATGAATATACTATTAAAGAAGCGCGTTGTGTAGGGTGCGGGAAATGCGTAAAAGGCTGTACCTCATTTGGAAATGGCTCATTACAGCTGCAAGTAAGGCATGACAGGTGCAAAAACTGCAATGAATGTACTATCGCAAAAGCCTGTCCAAGTAATGCTTTTGTAAGGGTGCCTTCAGATACTCCATATATAACCAAGGAGAACAATGAGAAATAA